A region of the Phyllopteryx taeniolatus isolate TA_2022b chromosome 9, UOR_Ptae_1.2, whole genome shotgun sequence genome:
AGACCTCCTCTTTCATTTATAACTGCTTCAGACATCAAAGAGCATGGATGTTTCATCTTTATGTTTCatggtgtgtttgttttatattctttctgtgacagtggcctcttggaaaagtaattttggccctctgtatgttccacatatattgaggactgacaataaatgCTACCATAGCTTTACCATTCCAGAAGTTGGAAAAATATTGCAGCTGATACCTGTAGGTTACTTGCGCTGGTCCAAATCAGTTGatatgtttgtaaacaatgtcTGTGTCCCCATTAGTTCAGTTCTACCTCACAAAAGTTCAGCAAAAATTCCAATGGCTAAAAGGAATTACAATGACATTGCTCTCTTCACTTACTGGTCACAAGAAtgtaaacagtaagacggtttgCTCTACAGACTAGAGAGTGATAGGAGAaaaaagtaccaaaaaaaaaaccaaaacaaaaacacacaaactggaGCAAAACTGCTATTTGTTGATAACTTTAATAATAGAGGGCTATCTAGCATACTGTAACATACCAGCAAATAGCAGAATGCACTTTTAAAAAAGCACAACTCAAACACATTAACCTTGTTTGTGCTATCGTGCATCTAAACAAGACAAGACAGCATCTAAACCAAAACAAGACAGCATATATGTGGGTTCTAATTGCTAAACCTTAACGTGTCCATTAAATTAACCATCTAATCTGTTTATAGTATATGCGACCTGTAGTTACGACCCCATTATGATTTTCGAGTGTGGTGGGAACATATCAATAACACCTTGCTTCCTCCCATGTTGCAAACGTTGTTGCGCAAATGCTGCATCACAGTTTACAAAGAGGAGCCGGACATTTCGGGTTAAAATGCAATGCTAAGTGGTTGAGCATGGTTCGCATGGCTTTCACATCACTTGTGAATCGTTCAGTCCAAAACCACCACTTGCAGGAGCTCTCCAACCAGTATATTTGGTCCGCACCAAAGTTTGTTTGTTGTCTTCACACTTATCCAACTGAACTGCACCAAGTGGGGAAACAAACTAGAGGGTGCCAGTGTTAATCACCCTTAGTGTAAGAGGCAGGGTCTACACTGGACTCATCATCATTTAATTGCAGGACTGACACATAGAGAACCATTCATAGCAATGGATAATCATGAGTCTTCTAGGAAGCCAGAGTCCACGGAGAGTACCCACACAGCCACAGAAAGGTGACTTTTAAACCGATTGCAACTTAAACCTGCTTGCTGTATGGCAGCAGTGTTAAACCTGTGTGCTATTATTGCCCTAAATGGTACGACAGTATTTACAATCGAAAAAGATAATTTAAATAGTTAACGATAATGTGCGTCTCATTGCTGAGATGCTACAAACATAAAGTCAGTGAGCTTAAGGCTAAACTAACACTCTTTTTCATCCATACTAGAACTGTGGTGGATATTAACTGAGCCATCTGGAGACATTGAAGATAGTAACGGGTCGCTTGGGGAAATTGGTGACAGTGTATTATCCCTAACCAATTCCTTCATTTTACAGGTCCTGGGGTTTCCGTATGGGCCAGGATCCGCATTATCAGAGGGAATCGGATCAAAGGTAATGGTGCCGTTGTTGAGGTCCAATGTGGTTGGAGGGGACATGTCAGGAGCCGAGCTGTGATGATAGAGCTCCGAATTGCAGGCATCAAGGATAGGTTCCTGTTTAATGACTCGGCCCATCATCTCTGATGTGCAGACCGATGGCGATGATACTATCGTGAGACCGTGAGCACGAGCCTGGATCTCCAACTCCTATGTGAAAGTCAAATAAGATTCAGTCAGGACTGCTCCAAAGCCTAGTTACAACAACAGTGTCCACTTAAATCCGAACAGAGCTTtgagaaaataattgtttttgtggaTGTTACAAATTAGAACTCACTTTTGTCACAGACCACGTTGTAGTTATGGTTACCTTCAAAGGGCTGTTATGAATGTGAAACCATatgtttaatcacctcatcatattattacatctacacaacaaattgatggataactagttttgaaatcagaacgcAAAGATTTTGttcagttactgtaaaaaagtgGTTTGCTTGTAGTATTGtaacattattattgtttacatATGACAATTCGAAATGTTGGtacatattttagcaagaatcatggaacctgatgcacatgatttgctttcgcgggccacatgaaatgatgtggcgagccggatctggcccctggcattgagtttgacacctactGTATGCTTTATACTATAATGTCAAATTCATTGTGGTGGTGGACGAAGGCAAACTACCTAGCTATATTAAGTTTGTTTTGTTAAGCCAAACGGGAAACCACCTGGATACGGAGCATCAGGTGACGATTTGTATGTTCCAGCTTCCGCTGTCTGCACTCAAGCTCTTTGGTCCTCTGCTGCTCCCGCTGTAGTTTCCTTATATAGTCCACTGAGGCTTTTAGAATGGTGCCCTTATTCCAGCGCATATCTCTGGGGTATACAGGAGACAAAAGGTCTAAAGTCAGAGTCAGCTGAGCAGCTGACCGGAACAACAGAGGATTCTTTATGGCCATTCTGAACAAATAAATCATTACACTTAAAGGTCACTTGACTATGTGAAGAGGACATTGACTAAAATCCTGTTAACTGACTAGAACCGAATAGACATacagatgaaaaaaatgattgtgtgtgtctctgtcatTGATGAGTTGTAATGCATTCAAAACATACTTACAGATCATTTGACTTTGGTATTAAGGTTCCAAGTTCTTTTATACGATCGTTGATATTGAATCTTCGTCTTCGTTCAACTACAAGTTGggtaaaaatgaaatgtgtcaGTAAACATACTAACTCTTAGAGAACACTTGcaaaaaattccccaaaattcataaaatgaatgaaaactgcCTTTCTTCCAAACAATACCGACAGTATGTGTGAAAATACTGCAACTATCAAATGATGAACTATTAAAATAGAATGGCACATTTCACATAAGCTTCACTAACATGCAGTGTGTTAGTCGTtgatgtctatcataacaaacatttattcatccatccatccatcatctatACCACTTGCCCTCATGAAGGTTCAGGGTGAGCTAGGGTGAGTTGGGGCATATcctagactggtcaccagccaagcGCAGCGTACACATCTATTGAATGATTAAAGAATATAGCATAAAACTAAGTAAGACTCACTTAAGTTGTGATTGTCCTTTTTCTGCCGTTCTTTTGCCAGAGCACGAACCTCTGCCTCTTTGAAGCAAAGACAAAATGCGAGATTATTGCTAAGAGGATGTGATCATTAAATCAATAGCCAAATTGCATGTTTATTTTCTACAAGCTGTTTATGTACACATTTCAAGCTGTTTACTTGCAGATTTGAATACTCGGAAACATTGCTACGCTATGCTTCTTATCACGGGAAATGCTCTGAGGACGAGCAGAGCTAAAATTGCATACGCAATCCCGATTTAACACGAACAACTGATTCATATTGTGTGCAATTTTGTAATTCACAAAATACTGCAAAATACACACATTCTAATATCCAAATTGAAAACATCTTTTagaatttgttttatgttgcttACCTACTGGAAAGCCATCTGATCTTTGATAGTTTTCATACCGGCCACAGGGTCCAGGTTTGCCCACCACTTGCTTCATGCCAGGAGCTGGAGTAATTATTTGGCAAATAAGTGATATAATATACATCATCGTATCTTGTGCGTTTCTAAATTGCACACAATTTCAACAGTGGGCTATAGTCATGATGCCctttcaaaatatttcaaaatatttgaagGGCAGAAAATGCCCAAAATctttctcagattttttttataggcTTAACCAACAGGGAACAGTTAACTAACGACCATAATTTGGTCATAATGGGGGTATTTGTTGCAGTAACGCATTCTGACTCATGTTCACAGGGATTTTGAATTGTTCAAACAAGTCCATAAATACCCAAGTCATCTTATAAGAATGTACTAATTGTAGGAATACAGCTGAGTGTTTTTGAGTATTTTACCTGTGTATTCCCTTTTGATGTTTGGTGGGCATGAGTTGCTGATGGCCAGGCCTGGGAGTGGAATTCCTTGGTTGCCGTATACGTCAAGAAGATTACCAGACACAGGTAGCTTTAggggaacaaaataaaataaaaaatcgagAATAATCTTCAGCATCCTTTATAATATgactttacattttttaaatatatgtaattAACAATGTGGTTTAAGTTAgaaaacaaatgatcaaattacTGTGGTGTTTATTTGGAGTCCTTGATCCATAAATCCAAGAACATCTTCATTGTAACTTGACTCCATGCTAATGATATCATCAATAACATCATCCATCTGTAgtatgagaaaacaaaaaattcatgataaaaaaatactacACACTGTGACGTAAATGTTATCAAGTCATctaaatgtaatgaaataatgaCCTTTGTTACGCGTACCTCTTTCTCACAGTTAGAGGTGAGGGTGAGATGAGCCATGGGACTGTTGGGGGCACTGCTGCCAGGCCCGGGTGGCATGCCGTGTTCGGGGGGCTGGCTGGGGCACTGGCCGCCAGTTTTACCTCCCAGGGTGGTGGACAGATACTGTCTCACCTGCTGCCTTTGGTACTTGGTGGGATTTTCGAGATGGGATTGCACCTACATGAGGAAAAGATGAGCCTAAATATTACAAAGCATAGATTTTGGACTAAATCTTTATGCATATATCTCCGTGAATCACAATAATGCTTTTCATTAGAATGATGAAACAGGAGCAAGGAATGTGAACAGTGATCCATGTACAGTGCTAGCCATTAGCAAAAAGCTCACCATTGCAGCGCATCAAAATAGTGGATCAACACTAAGCTTTTAAACCACTAGAAGaagtttttatctttttatctTTTCAGATTTTATATGTGGGCCTTTTCAGGCTAATCAATGATATGTTCTTAATAGATGCTAAAACTGTACAACTTGTGAGGTAATGATACTAATCCATGTTCCATAAtggttatcctcactaaggttacAGGTGAGGTCGAGCCTATCTCAGATGACTTTGGACGAGAAGGGACTAATCCCTTGCCAAGCCTTGACAATCGCAGGGcgaacatagacaaacaaccatttacactcacattcacacctatgggcaatttagagtcttcagtgaacaaCATAACATGAATggtttttgaatgtgggaggagaaacCCCACTCatgaagagaacatgcaaactccacacaggaaggccggagcccggattcgaacccccaaccACATAACAGAAAAGCACGTTTTCTcagagtactccggtttcctcccatattacaaaaacatgcatgtaaggttcatttgaagtctctaaattgtgcttaagtgtgattgtgagtgtaaatggttttttgactgtttgtctggatatgtgccctgcaattggctggtgaccagtccagggtgtaccccgcctctcgcccaaagtcatctgcGTCGGATGGAAATATTTGAGTATTGCACTAAACAAAGTTACAGGTGAAGTTGAACAGACAACGACTCTACATGAACTCTAGATTAATTTGCTGGAAGTCCCCTCAGAGGGAAAGCTACAAAGCATTGCCTTTGTGTCACATGATCTCTGACTAGTTGGTGTGACTAGTTACACAGAACACAAAAAAGTAAGTAAAAgagcagagtaaaaaaaaaaaagcctattaTTACTAAGTCCAGATACAGAATATTGCTGTAATTTTATATAAGCAGCTGGAATGAAGCTGGTCTGCACATAACCCACAAATGCAATTAAAGTTATGAAAAATTCACACTATCAGCATTAAAATGATAAAAGTCCAGCCATCTTACCTGATAGTGACTATACTCAAGCATCTCCAACATGATATTTGTTTGCAAATATGTGGAAAAACCCACCGTAGCTACATTCACGGCGTAATCCCGTTATCTTGTTAGCCTAGCATGTGTAAATGTGGGAGAAGTCAGCCTTCCTGGCTAAGTTATCAAGGATTTAAGGCTCATTAGTTATGCAAGTTAAGAAATGGAGGAGGACACAGAAACTTATCCTCCCACTGTTGTGGTGTTCCTGCTAAACTATGAATTTATGTCTTTATGGAGCCTGTTTGACGTCACCACTTTTAGCTCACAAAGAagtctttttattatttggcCGGTAGTCTGCGAACTAAAGCTAGCCTAAGGCCAACTAACATTTATTCTTTAGTTCTGCTCATCAAGCATAGAACATTGTTTGTTCTGATCATCAGGAGTACAACTGAGTGTTACTGTTCTCCTACAAACCAGACATACCAAAACCAACTAATGTATGGAAGGATTAAAAAAGCGCCCGGTTGTGTAACCATGGTTAACCAACATTTTAATGTTGGAAAATTTAAAGGTGAAATACATACGGGGGTGGCGATTTTTAGGTGGATGAAAACATCGCTAGTTACTTATTACTTacttatactatatatacatgtatatatatatatactgttctGTTTTTTCAGAAATGACTGTCTTCATTCTTTCCAACAGATCGTGCTTGACATCATCTGTCATATTTATAGAGCAGCATTATTGGGGGTTTTATGTCATATCTGTGCCAATGAATTGGATAGACTTATTTttggggataaaaaaaattgaccatGGCGTCAAATACAATTTATGGTCCATTGCCAACGTGCCAAAGGGTGAAGTGAAAATTGTAGCCAGAAAtgaacattgttgttgttgataggAACAAAACAGGAAAGAATCAAATCATACTAGGTTGGTCAGTATAAATTACGGAATTAAGATTGATGAACAGATAGCACCAATCTGGGTTTTATTTATTGGTCAGCAAATGTCTCCCAGAGTGTCAGAAACATTTTTGGCTGCGCACAATTAGGCCTTAGGCCGAGGTTCCAATTAATATGTGTAGTGGAAAAACAGGCACCGTGACCGTGGGGTGCTTTGGGGGGTTTCtcaactaagaaaaaaaaagtaaagagcTGAGGAAAATATAAAACAGGGCCAACTACATAGCCATCCAGGATGATATCTTGCTCGGGGCCTCTGACTGGGTGGACAGTGTACTCACAAttaccaaaaacacacaactgaaatgtCCCTCTTTTGCTGATGCTTGTGGATGGTGGAGCTTGACGCATTGCTGTTGTTGAAGACtcgtgagcacatctgcctcacagttctggggactggggttcaaatcctggccctgtctgtgtggagtttccatattctcccctgtgcctgtgtgggttttctctgggtacatcccaaaaacaggtaTGGTATGTTTCATTTtatcttgtgtattcataatttctctttaactaagaaaaatatattttatgctAATTCTGATAGAAATGTCAGTAAAACACTCAATtgctaattgcagcactactggataaaatgttttatttgtgacaggtctgtttaatgtcacttcagaaataaagtgagaaaaagaaagTCAAATCATAGTATTTTTATAGAATAACTGGAAACCTAcgacactgtaaaaaaaagattttggagAGTGGTAAATGTAATCGATGAAAATCATCtaaaatttacattattattttagataggTAAAGTACCCTAAAACAGAGGGTAAATTTTACCTACacaacagtaaaaaatgttaccaagaaacattttttaaaatccacccAAAAGCCATTGGTACGACAATAGGCCTCACATGACGCATGCATGCCCCACTAATTGGCTAATGTTTCATCAGCACAAAATGGCGTCGCCCATCGTTGACAATGatcactctgattggttgttagctagcgaatcagcacaaaaacaaacaaatgacaaagaaaaatgCACTATATGGTAATACAAGCTTAGCTAAACGTTGATCATTACTTAGATATGTTCCTGCTTGTATTATGAGTGTGTCAGGTAAGGTTACCAGGCTATatgtgcatttcatttcataaaaccGTGTCTGGGCATTGTATAGAAAACAATGATTCCTTGGCCATGCTCACTTAAATGTGGATGATGTCTCTGCAGTCATATTATTGAGTGGACAGTTCATAAGTCATTTGGTGCTATACTTGCTTTGAAAGGCTTGATATTGCCAAAGTAGGCAGACCTGCATGAGTGGAAAAATAATATACTAAGCAGAAAATAGATGTTGAGGAATGCAAAGTATACTATCCCCCACCTCAATTCAGGCATTGTGGTTGGAATGTCATCAGAAATATGCGGCAAActttgttgaagttttgtaagTATTTTATCGCTATTGAATTAAGGTATTCTTTACACAAAATTTGTGGTTTAAATTCACTCAAGTGGCTGCAAATTGTTACCCTAAATTGATTGGGTAAATTGTATAGgttgttttttacagtgtatCAACTGGTTTTGAAGGGACAATAAAGTGAGTCTCCCTCTTGACGATTGGCTTTGAGGGTACAAAAATTTTGATCAAGTTTCAATgcacttccatccattttctgagtcgcttctctcacgagggtcgcgggcatgctggagtctatcccagctatcatcgggcaggaggcagggtacaccctgaactggttgccagccaatcgcagggcacatacaaacaaccaaccattcgcactcagattcacacctacgggcaatttagagtcgtcaattaacctaccatgcatgttttttgggatgtgggagaaagcggagtgcccggagaaaacccacgcaggcactgggagaacatgcaaactccacacaggcggggacggggattgaaccccagtcttcagaactgtgaggcagacgctctaaccagtcggtcccTGTGCCGCgtttcaatgcacttgtttatcaaatttgttttgatgaatGAATATggcctttaaaatatattaaatatatgaatgtggtatgtaatatatactgtacatattaaataaatataaatatatatattaaaatatattttattttgttggtaaaatcaCTCGAAAGCActcgaaactcaaagtgtaggacttgtgACTTGATTCGGGGCTTGCATGtctcgacttgagacttgacttgggacttgagggCGAAGACTTGAAATTTACAAAGCAATGATTTAGTCCTATCTCTGTTTAACAGTTTATACACAACAGAAACTATAACAGTAAGGGATGGTGAGTGTGTAGGAGCTGGTGTTCATGCTGCGCTTAGAACACAGAAACGGGACGCCTTCCACCGTGACAGAATTGGAGACATGTTCCCGGCGAGATCCTAGGTGGACCCATTGGGGACTAAAATATGATCAGCAAAAAGCGTCAGGCATCAGAACCCGTGGAGCTGCATGGATTAACAGGCCAGCACCACGACCGAAGCTGATGTCAGTAAAGGACACAATGCTGGATGTGGATGTCGGCCATGACAGATGAATGGGAGGAAATGTAGCTAGATCAACCACTGCATGGCAGATATAAAAGAGTCGAAGGTGGAG
Encoded here:
- the mitfa gene encoding melanocyte inducing transcription factor a isoform X2, with amino-acid sequence MLEMLEYSHYQVQSHLENPTKYQRQQVRQYLSTTLGGKTGGQCPSQPPEHGMPPGPGSSAPNSPMAHLTLTSNCEKEMDDVIDDIISMESSYNEDVLGFMDQGLQINTTLPVSGNLLDVYGNQGIPLPGLAISNSCPPNIKREYTAPGMKQVVGKPGPCGRYENYQRSDGFPVEAEVRALAKERQKKDNHNLIERRRRFNINDRIKELGTLIPKSNDLDMRWNKGTILKASVDYIRKLQREQQRTKELECRQRKLEHTNRHLMLRIQELEIQARAHGLTIVSSPSVCTSEMMGRVIKQEPILDACNSELYHHSSAPDMSPPTTLDLNNGTITFDPIPSDNADPGPYGNPRTCKMKELVRDNTLSPISPSDPLLSSMSPDGSVNIHHSSSMDEKEC
- the mitfa gene encoding melanocyte inducing transcription factor a isoform X1; the encoded protein is MLEMLEYSHYQVQSHLENPTKYQRQQVRQYLSTTLGGKTGGQCPSQPPEHGMPPGPGSSAPNSPMAHLTLTSNCEKEVRVTKMDDVIDDIISMESSYNEDVLGFMDQGLQINTTLPVSGNLLDVYGNQGIPLPGLAISNSCPPNIKREYTAPGMKQVVGKPGPCGRYENYQRSDGFPVEAEVRALAKERQKKDNHNLIERRRRFNINDRIKELGTLIPKSNDLDMRWNKGTILKASVDYIRKLQREQQRTKELECRQRKLEHTNRHLMLRIQELEIQARAHGLTIVSSPSVCTSEMMGRVIKQEPILDACNSELYHHSSAPDMSPPTTLDLNNGTITFDPIPSDNADPGPYGNPRTCKMKELVRDNTLSPISPSDPLLSSMSPDGSVNIHHSSSMDEKEC